Genomic window (bacterium):
GACCGCCGACACGGCCGCCGCCGGCGCCAGCTCTGCGCGCAGGCGTCCCAGGTCGAGGCCGGCGCCCAGGGTGATCAGGGCCAGCGGCAGCGCCGTGCGGCCGACCATCTCCACGGGCCGGTCGAGGAACTGCGGGAGGACGATTCCCGAGAGCGACAGGACAACCCCGGCGGCGACGCCCAGGATCAGGGGATTGAGGGCGATCCTTCGGGCGGCGACGCCCCAGACCGCGAGCGAGCGGGCGCTCAGATCGCGGTGGGGCAGCGAGAGCAGCAGCACGCCCAGCAGGTTGTAGATGACCACGAGGCAGCCGATGAGCACCGCCGACCGGCCCACCACCTCCTCGCCCAGTGCGCTGACGGCTATAGGCAGTCCGAAGAAGAAGGTGTTGCTGCGGTGGGTGCCCTGGGCCAGGACGCCCCGCCGCGCCGGCGACGAGCGCCGCAGCACCGCGTAGGATAACCCGGCCGTGAACATGCTGGCGGCGATCACCACGCCGATGGTCGGCAGGTGCGCGCTGCTGGAGAAGGGCGTCACGGCGATGCCGCGCATCAGCAGCAGGGGGGCGGCCACGTAGAACACCAGGCGGGAGAGGGCGACTTCCGCCGCCTCGCGCAGCAAGCCGAGCATGCGCAGCAGATAGCCGAGGGCGATGACCAGGAAGACCGGCGCCACGTGGCCGAGGGCGACGATCATGACCTCACCACCCCCGCGCGGATCATCGTCCGATCATCCGCAGCAGGCGCTTGAGGATGCCCTTCTGCTCGAGCTGCACCTCTTCGCCGTCCTCGCGCTGCCGGGCCAGCACTTCCAGGGCCGCGCGGTTCTCGGCGGCGCGCCTGGCGGCCAGCTCCGACAGGCGCTCGGGGATGTCCTCGTGCAGCGAGAGCAGGGCCCTGAAGGCCTCGTGACCGAACTCCAGCAGCTCGGAGCTCTCGGCGACGGTAAGCGTCGCGCTGCGCGGCACGCCGGTCAGGG
Coding sequences:
- a CDS encoding AEC family transporter is translated as MIVALGHVAPVFLVIALGYLLRMLGLLREAAEVALSRLVFYVAAPLLLMRGIAVTPFSSSAHLPTIGVVIAASMFTAGLSYAVLRRSSPARRGVLAQGTHRSNTFFFGLPIAVSALGEEVVGRSAVLIGCLVVIYNLLGVLLLSLPHRDLSARSLAVWGVAARRIALNPLILGVAAGVVLSLSGIVLPQFLDRPVEMVGRTALPLALITLGAGLDLGRLRAELAPAAAVSAVKLIVYPAIVWLWLRELGLSGAALQAPVLLIASPVAVVSFIMAREMKGDERLAGAIVIGSTLLSVLTTVGWLMLFR